The following proteins are encoded in a genomic region of Verrucomicrobiia bacterium:
- a CDS encoding PIG-L deacetylase family protein, giving the protein MSKTAIAIAAHPDDIEFVMAGTLLQLKAAGWEIHYLNLSTGNCGSLEYSPAKTAKVRRKEAQDAAKILGATWHAPMCNDLEIFYDIKTLRKLSAIIREVQPSIVLTHSPQDYMEDHMNTCRLTVTAAFTHGMPNFKSTPSRPVYQHDVTIYHAMPHGLCDGLRQRIVPGACVNTTPVQEAKLASLAAHKSQQGWLDASQGMNSYLQAMDDMSRAVGKLSKKFTHAEGWRRHLHYGFSANEIDPLAEALGKNCLINQAYEKSLKAAE; this is encoded by the coding sequence ATGAGCAAGACGGCCATCGCCATTGCCGCGCATCCTGACGACATCGAGTTCGTCATGGCGGGTACGTTACTCCAGCTCAAAGCGGCGGGGTGGGAGATCCATTATCTGAATCTCTCCACTGGTAATTGCGGCAGCTTGGAATACAGCCCAGCCAAGACAGCGAAGGTTCGTCGCAAGGAAGCGCAAGACGCAGCGAAGATTCTCGGGGCAACGTGGCACGCGCCGATGTGCAATGACCTTGAAATCTTTTACGATATCAAAACGCTGAGAAAACTCTCGGCGATCATTCGTGAAGTGCAGCCATCCATCGTCCTGACGCATTCGCCGCAGGATTACATGGAAGATCACATGAACACTTGTCGCCTCACAGTGACGGCGGCGTTCACTCATGGGATGCCGAACTTCAAATCCACGCCCAGCCGTCCCGTCTATCAGCATGATGTGACCATCTATCACGCCATGCCGCATGGTCTGTGCGATGGCTTGCGCCAGCGCATCGTGCCCGGTGCTTGCGTGAATACGACGCCAGTGCAGGAAGCTAAGCTCGCCTCACTCGCTGCGCACAAGAGCCAGCAAGGCTGGTTGGACGCGAGCCAAGGCATGAACTCCTACCTGCAAGCGATGGATGATATGTCCCGTGCTGTGGGCAAGCTCTCGAAGAAGTTCACACACGCCGAAGGCTGGCGCCGTCATCTGCATTACGGCTTCTCCGCGAATGAAATCGACCCGTTAGCCGAAGCTCTCGGAAAGAACTGCCTGATCAATCAAGCATACGAGAAATCTCTGAAAGCAGCCGAGTAA